The Vespa velutina chromosome 2, iVesVel2.1, whole genome shotgun sequence sequence TGCTTGTACCGCAAGGTAGACGATCGTGTGTCCTTGCTATCATCATTACAGAGCGAAGATTTCATTTCTACCGTTACTTAATATATAACTCTTATTCGAGAACCGGACGTATTACCACTAGGATtgaattttacgatataaagTTGATTCAAAAATCAACATACTTCGACTTTTTCGTTTCCCTCTACGTAGTGAACTTTCTTGCAAATATTCGATCATCGTTCATCTAActgtttttataaatcaaaaattctAGATATTTACGCAAACTTTTCTATTGGTTATTCAATTTTGACATGATACTATTGACAAAGTTTATCTATAGactttgtttttatatctctGAGTCATTGTGCAAAAAGCCAATGAACATGAACCGTAGTGCTGCTGTGCACACGTAAGAATGACTAGCGCATGATCGCGCGAAAACTCGTCGCGTGAGCTTGTAAAAGATAAGCCGCGACCGCAACAGGTTTGGGTTCAGAAAACTTGCCCCTTGATTAACGCGCCCACGCATTGCATGCTTATTCTAAGAGAGAAGGGGGACTTTGTATAAGATCTATTACTATGTCGTACTATCTTCGCGTGaatgtctttcctttttctagaTTTTTATGAGCGTAAACGTTAATGcatcaaagatttattttatcgattggaTTCGTTACAACTTGACTCCTAATTAAATATCGTAAACTTGGAGGCCTTGATGATCCTATTTTATAGGACACAGGAGGTATGTgtagttatatgtatatatacaactaATGATCGTGTTAAAGACCATTCGTATTACGTTGGTGATGATTCGATAAGCTTGCTTCGTTATTCCTACAATTATAATTGGCAAAATGACGATTAGTTTCGATTTCCTtgataattctctctctcacacacacacatttatgtttatacatCCTTTTAGATCCTCTCATATCATACCAGcgaactttttccttttcaataaGGTTTAaccatttattatttcaaataaaatctatCACGCGTGCATTACTTGATCGAATAATAAGTTTAATCTGGATAAAATACCGGATATGCCTTTACGACGAaaactcttcttttctcattgCGTGCAAGAGATAGTAGTTTGCAATACGCAACAGGTACGCTTTCGGAGAACTTGCTAGCTCGATTTAATGCGCATGTGCGTGCAACGAATTCTGGGACAAATGTAGTACATATTACACATCGACCCATAGGATGCCATgcaatctatataatattttcatcgagCGATCTGGTCTTCATTTATGTTATACCGATCGTTGcctaatatttttctcctgttaaaaaaatatccataaatgaaattacattatattatatatactatattttgtacgattgtttttaattgctctgaaatgatttattatatcatgtatgtacatttggAAAGCCTATTTCGTGTGTCCTAATAGAAAATCTTGAATTGCAGTTTAATCATTTATGAAGGAAATTATTCGACAGTGAAGGTTCATTGCACATAAAAAATTTGCATTGATGATAGCAACAGGTTTGACTCCGGAAGATTTACCCTTCTCTAATGTCATTTTATACTATCTATAGCTAAGCGTGTAGGTATACTTACACATATACCGTGTagtgcatatataaaatttgcctatatatatacacattatatataatatatatatatatcatattttgtatacatattatatgtatacatatatatttggtaAGAAAGCGAAGTGATCtagaattaaatatacaaatgaaatatttatcgcttttaacatatatattatttcgaaatgttTGATTTATTACTCTACATGCAAAtttgttttcatatataactatatatatatatatatatgtatacatacataaaagaaTTTTGGTCTGTTCGCTTCAATAAAGTTATTGCAATGCTTTTATCGTGTTAaatctgattttttttcttcataagcTGGACGGGGTATAAAACTAGGACATCCCATATATAATAGTTGTCCGGAGAGAGATGGCTCGGTAGTGAAAATAGCACATATTGCCTTTTAAACTGTCGACTTTTCCAGTGAGTGagatgtgtgtatgtatgtacaataaaCGATTGTAGAATAGTGTCGAATGTACCCAGCACCGTAAAGCTTTGCAAGATGCGCGCCTCGatacaatgatatatttaaaaaataaagataaagtagGTCAAATTTCGTATCTTCAAGAGGAACTAGGACAGCTGATGTAGGTAGTATATCTCGGTAATATGTAttgcgataaaaaaataaggttAAGATGGTTTAACCGAGAGATTTGATATAGATAAAGTGTTAAGAgattcttttgtttctatgaaaattattatggaaattattatatttccattttcttctttacgtcCAAATAcgatcattcattctttcaaaCGTTTAacattgagaaatatttttttatgtagatatgtaaatTGCctatgctttttctttttgttgaaaatgtttaaaaaatatataaattatttgttatttagaTTATATTCATTCGATTATAATTGGAATACGATTAAAATCGTATCTGCGACCAATAATATTCTTCATCAAAATTTTAAGTCGATTGAatcaatcatattttttcGTCGTAACGGCGCAGAATCGCGATCGACATAATGGAACGCCTATCGGCGATGGTAGGTCATAATTAAGTGCTCGGTAAATATCACGAAATAGCTATTCGTTTCGAGCAAAGCTGACACGGTAAATACTATAAATAGTTTGAAATATCCATCCTCGGCCTTTACGGTTCATCATaggaaagaatatttaaaaagtagtTAAAACTATGATACAAAATCATAGCATTAGGTACACATTTGCTTCTTCatctatataatacaaattaactacacttttgtatatataatacaaattaactacattttgtaattttaacatagaaattataataagtatTGGCATTAAATAGCTATGATAATCTACAAATATGCAAATATGCAAATGATAGCCATTTAATAACTCATTAATTTTCAgcataatttaataatcaaagaaaaagaatagtacTTTGAGCAAATCTTTACTCGCATTTTtgaattgttttaataaagtCTTTTTTGTAACAAAGAAATGCACAGTCAACAAAAGGGATGGTCATGGGGATACTCCTGGGCGGAATCACGCTCGGTTGTAATTGCTCGACGTTATGCCGCAATATAGTAATAACACACACTCGTATGCAACAATGCACGAATATAAATACTTcagtacacatatatatatatttgcgcggatacaaaaaagaatgagtgagagaggggggagagggggaggggagagagagagagagagagagagagagaaatatgcaTTCGTCATGCGGCATGtacctttctttattttgcttagtcattatcaagaaaaagaaaaatactttcaCCGTCTACTTACCACGAAAAGCgtgcttctattttcttcacAATGAATTTTGCAAATTTCAAAGTAACTacttattgttatcgttttttttttttaaattattacttttactgTAAACTTttgaatgtatatacatgtatagtatgtgtatatatatgtatgtatgtatcattgTTTGTGTCTAATTACTATATGTAAACTGCAACacagtaatatttttatttataatattttatcatttttaattctttctattAAGTTATCCTATTTTGTATAAACATAACATAAATGTGTATGATTGCATCTCATCATTAGtctatattaaatgaaaaatgcaaTTGCTTGATATTTTTggtatactttattttataatttgtgTACGtgatattctttataaatgatgtaatgtttgtttttttgcgataaaaaaaaatacattttgaaTATCAATTCCGAAATttcttaacaataattatgtttcaataaagaaaatttatctattCACAATTTTGTAATACAGTTGGATTTTCGAAGGTAAAGAATTAAACTTAGCTAgtgtaaatttcaaaaaatagcATCGTTCAGTCACCGGGAAAATTGAATTTCACGGTTGCAACGAATCTGGGAAATAAGGATAGAttagagaatttattttacacatgaaagaatatttaaactaAAATAtgacttaatatttttttactttcatattcaaattcacaattttttggagagaaataaatttcttttgacataatattaaattgtatctacgattaaattatatacttagAGTTTGTtctctgtttttatttcagaTATACCAGACATTCCTGAAAACATTAAGAACTTACAAGCATTACAAATTGCAGATTTTAGTAGTAACCCTATTCCTAGGTGAGGGAATCATGTgttattatacgtattaatttatttttgttaataaatttcttgtcACAGAtttcaaatgtattattttaaatatgtttttgtatatttcaGACTTCCCGCAGGGTTTGTAGAGCTAAGAAATTTAACTATTCTTGGCCTGAATGATATGTCCCTTGCAAAATTGCCACCTGATTTTGGAAGGTAAgttcaaaacattttttatataattcacaTGTATtcatatttctaaattttatttggTCAATTCTATTTAGCTTGGAAGCATTACAATCATTGGAGTTACGTGAAAATTTACTCAAGGTTTTGCCTGAATCTCTTTCGAAACTGAGTAAACTTGAACGACTAGACCTTGGTGATAATGAACTTGAAGAATTAGTAAGTTTATGTAATCCATTGTTTAATTTAAGTAATTTCTTGatcacaaaaataattataaaaatactatatttcctctttattctttGTGTATATAATTGTCAGTGACAGTtagatgaatataatttaaaaatttctcaaaTCTTTCATTAGACTGATAAAATAAACTTCTTATGAATGTTATAGCCAGCCCACATAGGAAAATTACCAGCATTACAAGAACTATGGTTGGATCACAACCAATTACAGCACTTACCTCCTGAAATTGGTGAATTAAAAACATTGGCGTGTTTAGATGTTTCTGAAAATCGTTTAGAAGATCTTCCTGAAGAAATAAGTGGTTTAGAATCTTTAACAGATTTACATTTATCACAAAATGTTATTGAAAAGTTACCAGATGGAATTGGTGATCTAAAAAAGTTAACTATTCTGAAAGTTGATCAGAATAGGCTATCTACGCTTAATCCAAATATAGGAAGGTAAAGTTGATTACATTATTtctatcaaattatttaagagctagaattttatatatgtcaaaagaaaattatttgtttcagATGCGAGAATTTGCAAGAATTAATTCTgacagaaaattttcttttagaattaCCTGCATCTGTAGGAAATCTTCTCAATTTAAATAATCTGAATGTGGATAGAAACAGTCTACAAACTTTGCCCACAGAAATTGGTAAGACCACaacactttcttttcttcatttttgtcatattctcatttatattattaaattattgtttattatatattgaaatttgttCTTATTGCAGgaaatttaaaacaattagGTGTGCTTTCTttaagaaataacaaattgaAGTTCCTTCCAATAGAAGTCGGCCAGTGTTTATCTCTACATGTTCTGGATGTATCTGGAAACAGGTGCAATTATCTTTATACTTTatcatatatcttatatttattaacatatatcattcttgtaacattaaatatgtcttattttacatatatataggttaCAATACTTGCCATATTCTTTAATAACTCTCAACCTAAAAGCAGTCTGGTTGAGTGAAAATCAAGCACAACCTATGTTGACCTTCCAAAATGATGTTGATGAAGAAACTGGAGAAAAAGTACTTACATGTTTTCTTCTGCCCCAATTGGAGTATCATCCTGATGGTTCGTATTTTTTTGcgtttatattcttattaacatatttatgaACTAATATAAAACTGTGAATATAGATTCTGGAAGATTAGGTACGTTGGTTGGAATAAGAACTACTGTTCAAGGAGACATACCTGAGCTTAGTGATGATGAAGGATGGCAGGAACGGGAAGCATCTAGAACACATTCGGTAAAATTCACAGATGAACCACCTGAAGCAGATAAGGAGGTGAGCAGTTCGCAACTGGCAaggtttccttcttttttcactcGTCTTTTTCTATACTTACTTAGACAACTTACTTGCATGAAACGAGCTAACTCTTATACatcgttaaattaataatcaaaatatttttattaatacaacaatagatttatttaatgatatttctctactatgttaatatttttaaaatatcgcTACCAATATATTGcaatttaaagatatttgtGAACTATatggatataataatttttattatatattatttaatagattaacaaattttttcatttatgattACTTATGATgcgataaatatattgttttaatatattatagaaacttATACGTAATGTAACATAATATTTGTGTAATAAAATCAGATATGTGAAAacaattagattaaaaatctaatttcttttttatatttaccaatttcacttttatataaatattacacatctatttatgtattaaatattatcttagatataatattttaatgtaataatatcattcatcatactaatatttttatttcagacACCATTTGTTCGACAAAATACACCACATCCGAAAGAACTAAAAGCAAAGGCTCATAAATTGTTTagtaaaggaagaaatgaCAGTAGATCTGGTTCTACTGATGAACAGGTAATTGTTTAaccttttgaaatttattaaagaaaggatagatttatttctacaatttattcttttcaatgaaacttattattcatttttaggATGTTTCCCAAACATTTGGTTTAGATAAAACTGAATCAGAAACATCAATCAAACCCAATGAAGaagtacaaaatataatagaacaaGATCAATTTTCAGAGCATGAAGTTTCTAGAGGCGAACAAAAAGAATTGGAAACATTACCTGATAGTACAGATACTCAAACTAACAATGAAACTGCTGCCTTTTCTTCACAGGGTGCTACAGAACCAACTGTTGTAAGAAAATCAATATGtgatatagttttatttataataatacaatttacattaaaatcattaaaaatgttgataaagaaataaaaacatagaATATTTGTTTACAGAATACAGGTTCTGATGGAACTATATCAGATTTAAAAGGTAAGGATGATGATGAATCTGAAACTGAAGATATGCAAAGGCATGTCGAGTTTTCTGTTATAGAAGACACAGATTATGAAGGATCTGGTGAAACAAGTAAACCAAATAGACTTCATCGTCGGGACACACCacatcatttaaaaaataaacgtattCATACAGCaattgacaaagaaaaagtagcTTCACTTATTGCACAGgtaactttctcttttttttttctttttgatttataacaaaacaagtttattataattagacaATATAGACATGAATTTTCCTGCgactctgtgtgtgtgtgcgtgtgtgcgtgtgcgcgtgtgtgtgtgcgtgcgtgcgtgcgtgcgcacaacaataaatgttattttatatttctttaggcattaatgaaaaaatctgATGAGACTCCTACAACTATTGTTCCTGAACAAGCAGAATCTTCAGAAAATATAGATGTACATAGCCAaggtaatacatatataataagatatatattatatataatgataatatatttttacataaaaataaatcgttaaatataaaGGTTTAATAGATTCATATAAGATCTATAAAATTGCTTAAAGAATCTAGGGAGAAAGTAGAAGATAAGAGATGGTTTCTATAGTGATTATCTTATCTATTAGTCATGTATCAGTATATTGTAAGATGGTGAATGTGTAAAGAGTGtgttaaaaagtattatatactaaatatttttgataaactagttaaaattaaattaaaaaaaaaaaaaaaaagaaattcgtaagaaattactttttattgaatttaatcaTATCATGCctaaaaaatatcgatgttttgttagaaataaaaagaagttaggtaatataattcataaaacaaaagataacaaacatttgttataataaattacaaataacaCTATATAATGTACTTGTTAGGTGCAACATCGGATGTAGAACCAACGTTAGAAGTAAGGGAAGAACAATATGAGATTCATATTGAACGAACGACAGGTGGACTTGGTTTGTCTATAGCAGGAGGCATTGGATCAACCCCATTTAAGGGTGACGATGAAGGCATTTTCATATCCAGAGTTACAGAAGGtagaaaatatgttttataaatccagtatttaaaaattatgtaattaaataaatgtatctgATAACAACATTTAAAGCATAATGTTCTTTAGGTGGACCTGCTGATTTAGCTGGTCTAAGAGTAGGGGATAAAGTAATATCTGTTAATGGAGTTTCAGTAGTAAATGTAGATCATTATGATGCTGTTGAAGTTCTCAAAGCGTGTGGACGTGTATTGATACTAGTTGTATTAAGAGAAGTAACAAGAATAGTGCAATCGTATGAGCAGGtctgatattttataagattctttcttttttcaaacttctttctttttctaataatatttcatctaattctaataatatttcatagaatTCAATGAGAAAGGACTCATTGTGCTCTAGTTTGAGCACAAGTAGAGCACCAAGCGCAACATCTTATGTATCATCTACAGCTTTATCACATAATTTAGAAAATGGTGATACTTGTAATACACATGAAGCTGGGAAGgtaaattcttatatatgttcgattttattttattataatttataattatgttgAACTTTGTTCAGGTAAAGAGGCTTCCTGAACCATTACCTACAAAAGCAGGTAGTGAACCTATGGTGTCTGTTCTTATACATACAACATTAATACGGGACCAAAATGGACTAGGATTTAGTATTGCCGGCGGTGAAGGTTCACCACCAGTTAAAGACAATAGTGATGTAagtgaataataaaacataaattaaatatttcaataagataatataaacaCTGAAATTTTAggctatatatatttcgaggATAACTGATGGTGGAGTTGCACAAAAAGATGGCAAGTTATTAGTTGGAGATAAAGTAATATCtgtaagtttatttttttttctttttggatatatttttgatatctacatatttatGGCTGTAACAGTTGATCCATTTTttgataacaaaatatattaacaactTATTGTTCAACATAAaccattataatttatcttcaGATTAATGGTGTTGAAATGAGAGGAGCCAAACATGAACAAGCAGTAGCTTTACTTACGGGCTTAGAAAGATTTGTTCGACTCGTTGTTGAACGTGAAATGCCATTTTCTCAAGCAAATCCAGCTACAATAGTAACTCCATCTGAGAAATCGCCTCGCGTTATTGGTGCACCTAGACCATATACAGGTTTATATAATGCTAATAGCTATATGGCAAATAGACCAGCTTACGCTGGTTATCGTCGTTCTATGGATGCTGAGAAAACTTTATCTCCAAGCCCTACTTCAAAAACACCACCACCAATAAAATCAGACATGGTGAATGCAGCACCAAAAATGAATGGCATTGGTGATCCAggaaataacgttaaaagCGTTCCTTCTGTGCCGCTTAGTCCAACAAATAGTCAAATTTATCCACAACCTGCTCCAAGACACAGTGTAACGCAGTCAATGGCAACACCAACTACTAATACTAATTCTACACCTACGTCTTCAACGGAACCTAGACCAACATCCCCGTTGGAAGATATACAGGTACCGAAGCCAATCACCAACGAGGAATTTCAGGCCATGATTCCTGCCCATTTCCTTCGACCTCCAACATCCTCACCTTCGCCAGATTCCCATCAAGGTCCTATTGTGACAGTGACAATCAAGCAACCTGACAATCTACCCGGAGATGTTAACTTTCCTCCAGCTCCTACGACAATTGGTAAAGTTACTGAAACCATCACAAAGAGTACACTCACAGAGACCGTCGTTACTAGAGTGACTGATAATCAACTGGTGCAGCCAGTTATTATTGAGGTATGTGCCTAGGTAGCTGCATGTCATACATTACATTTCTAatgttacatttaatttaatattacattaatagcatttttttctttttatatagtttttgGGTTTATCATCCTttggattatatattttatgtatgaatatcgtattttttcatccaatatgttaatttatttatttcactaTATCTTACTTCATATAATAAGCATTTACATGCTATATAATCCATAATATAATTTCCTAATGACTTTATTATACCTCTTTTTAAAGccatatccattttatattttttgcagCATCAAATTTTGATTGTAGTTGAAtgtgtaattttatttattaaggaTAAAATATGTCTGAATGTTTGCTTAtattatctgtttttttttaacttgttTCCATGCTTTGAAGGTAATTAAGAATACAAATCTTAAAgtaaattgaatgaaaatgaatttctataataatctaatttgcatgataattatgtatatctaaaaaaatataataattacgtatgtcgatattatagttcaattataaaattacatttatatcaaatttctaatttttatataattatcatattcaaGATATGAAGAATTTTTGCATgcttaaaatattcatatatacaatattacttAGTTCGAAATACGAATGCAATGCTGAATGCTCGCatattattatgtcttttataTAACTTAAGAAATGTTTTGAATAATTGTATCAAAAAATTAGTTGGGTTTTAAGTTGGTTATATGGGCAATTTATGtgcttctttaatttattcgtaCTGAGTACTTACCCTCAGACATGGAAACAggtaagtaaaataaattatttgaaaatttttcttattatgcttgctaaaaaaaatgtatgtacaaGTTGGATTCTTCACAGTTTTGTCTATAAAATCCAAATTTCTTATATTGGCCATTTTTACATAGTTAGAAACATAaaacattcatatataaatacagatgtactttttatgtttttaaatatttatcttactCCTACATtcagttaattattaatattaataaaatgttaaaattattatatatattgtacttatttgtatatgaatataaaaacaaatacaatattctatgtatttgtaaaaataaaaaagaaataaaacatattaagCTTTGttaaaattcttaattataaagtaataaatgtTTAGGATGTCGTGTTGGTGAAAGAAGGATCACTTGGATTCAGTATAATAGGAGGAACTGATCATTCCTGTACTCCATTTGGTGCAAAGGAACCTGGAATTTTCATATCTCACGTAagtattcatattatataattataattataaatataaaaatgtatattttatttgatgtaCTTACAATTACTGAGAAGTATTGTTACAAGAACATAACATATgtataagcatatatatatatatatatatatatatatatatataatattatatgtatataatattaggtTGTACCTGGTGGTATAGCAGCAAAATCTGGTAAGCTTAGAATGGGTGATAGAATACTGAAGGTAAATGGGACTGATGTAACAAAAGCAACTCATCAGGAAGCTGTAATGGAACTTTTACGACCTGGAGATCAAATTGTACTTACTGTACAGCATGATCCTCTTCCAGAAAGTTATCAGgtaagaaataattcaattttagaTATACAGtgcttacatatataattggtgatttttcatattatattaatttatttaattaacaatataatgaaaaaatttgatataaaaatacaaatacttgtatttttatattatatattattatatatttaaatgataaaaatgtatatgtaaatattacttAACAGATCATCTTcttaaataatctttatatataattcataattgtaaattttatacaattaataagttatagatctatttatatatatttttaatagtattacaagttttttttttttttttttttttttttttttttttttttattaacatcttTTAAAAGAAGCTTACCGCTACCTATCCATTTTTCATAGAGGTGAAACACGCTTTCCAAGTATGCTTGGATTgagtatttaaatttatatcacagttatatttattttttataaacctaatttttcttatttcataatattgaaaagagaaacactATATCtgatgtatttttatatatactggatacttattgtttttttattgttgtaaaaaatatgtttttctgCAATAATTGTAACATTGCGCTTGTAtgtcacatatatacataatacatgtgtattatatagatgatcttcgattttatttagcgattttatttttttttcttttttttcttttattatgctTGTGCTAATAAATGCCTGTAAATTGCAATGAATGGCACTCGATAGTTTACCTATTTTCCTTACTTaatgcaatttttttataatttgtccTACAAGCTGGTCGAAATAGAGTACATCCCTGTGACAGTAAGTACTCAATGCATTTGACCtgttattttgattttaaatattttgcttCCTCCTACACCAAGGCTGTAAACAAGCTCAGCACTGATTCACAGATGATTGCTTATGTCTAGGCAAAACTTTTAGAGAATCATAGTGTTCTTTTTAAATGCTTCCTATGCTTTATATCATTTGTAcaatcataaatttattaaatatttatatttcataaaagtaTAGAAAATTGCTTAAAGTCataaaaaacgaagaataaaaaccacaaatttacatatatatggtataatatttctatgtctaaaaaattgtttaaaatatttaataaaataattatttatataatatataaaatatattataaataaatatcaaaaaatacatctgtcaaaaataaataataatgtattattactttttaggaattagtaattataaaagaacCAGGAGAAAAGTTGGGAATGCATATTAAAGGAGGACTTAGAGGTCAAAAAGGCAACCCCCTTGATCATACAGATGAAGGagtttttatatctaaaattaATTCAGGTGGAGCAGCTAAAAGAGATGGAAGATTAAAggtaaatcaattaaaatttaataaaagttgttcttctcaaatattttattatttatatattaaaaatacattatttggACAGGTTGGCATGAGGTTACTAGAAGTAAATGGAACATCGTTATTGGGTGCAACTCATCAAGAAGCTGTAAACATTCTCCGGTGCTCAGGAAATACAATCACTTTGGTGGTTTGTAAAGGTTATGACAAAAATGAAGTTGAGTCAGTATTACCTTTATCCGATGGCAGAGATTCTAAAGAATCGAGAGTTTCACGAGAGTTTAAAGATCCAGCTACAGATGACATCAAATCATTATCGCAAAGTATATCTAGCTTAGATCGTGATGATGAAGAAGCTGCAACACTTAGACAAGAACAGGAAATGAAAGCCGAGCTTGTAGCATGGGAACAAGAAGAGAGGGAGCGAGCTTTAATTGAACAAAGGGAAAAATCTACTCCTGAGAAAGTAAGTTACACTccattaatatctatttaaagtatttttcaaaacgtatgcttaaaaataatcattttatgttAAAGGTTCTAGATGTAGTGAGAGCAGCAGAATCTCTAGTACATAAATCAAATAGTCCAGTTGATATGGTCGTACCACCGAAGTCCCCAAGTGGTACAAAGGATCTCAAGACTACCACAATCGTGATGAGTAAA is a genomic window containing:
- the LOC124947212 gene encoding protein lap4 isoform X6, with the protein product MDRSFMFHKEVETKGKKKDIPDIPENIKNLQALQIADFSSNPIPRLPAGFVELRNLTILGLNDMSLAKLPPDFGSLEALQSLELRENLLKVLPESLSKLSKLERLDLGDNELEELPAHIGKLPALQELWLDHNQLQHLPPEIGELKTLACLDVSENRLEDLPEEISGLESLTDLHLSQNVIEKLPDGIGDLKKLTILKVDQNRLSTLNPNIGRCENLQELILTENFLLELPASVGNLLNLNNLNVDRNSLQTLPTEIGNLKQLGVLSLRNNKLKFLPIEVGQCLSLHVLDVSGNRLQYLPYSLITLNLKAVWLSENQAQPMLTFQNDVDEETGEKVLTCFLLPQLEYHPDDSGRLGTLVGIRTTVQGDIPELSDDEGWQEREASRTHSVKFTDEPPEADKETPFVRQNTPHPKELKAKAHKLFSKGRNDSRSGSTDEQDVSQTFGLDKTESETSIKPNEEVQNIIEQDQFSEHEVSRGEQKELETLPDSTDTQTNNETAAFSSQGATEPTVNTGSDGTISDLKGKDDDESETEDMQRHVEFSVIEDTDYEGSGETSKPNRLHRRDTPHHLKNKRIHTAIDKEKVASLIAQALMKKSDETPTTIVPEQAESSENIDVHSQGATSDVEPTLEVREEQYEIHIERTTGGLGLSIAGGIGSTPFKGDDEGIFISRVTEGGPADLAGLRVGDKVISVNGVSVVNVDHYDAVEVLKACGRVLILVVLREVTRIVQSYEQNSMRKDSLCSSLSTSRAPSATSYVSSTALSHNLENGDTCNTHEAGKVKRLPEPLPTKAGSEPMVSVLIHTTLIRDQNGLGFSIAGGEGSPPVKDNSDAIYISRITDGGVAQKDGKLLVGDKVISINGVEMRGAKHEQAVALLTGLERFVRLVVEREMPFSQANPATIVTPSEKSPRVIGAPRPYTGLYNANSYMANRPAYAGYRRSMDAEKTLSPSPTSKTPPPIKSDMVNAAPKMNGIGDPGNNVKSVPSVPLSPTNSQIYPQPAPRHSVTQSMATPTTNTNSTPTSSTEPRPTSPLEDIQVPKPITNEEFQAMIPAHFLRPPTSSPSPDSHQGPIVTVTIKQPDNLPGDVNFPPAPTTIGKVTETITKSTLTETVVTRVTDNQLVQPVIIEDVVLVKEGSLGFSIIGGTDHSCTPFGAKEPGIFISHVVPGGIAAKSGKLRMGDRILKVNGTDVTKATHQEAVMELLRPGDQIVLTVQHDPLPESYQLVEIEYIPVTELVIIKEPGEKLGMHIKGGLRGQKGNPLDHTDEGVFISKINSGGAAKRDGRLKVGMRLLEVNGTSLLGATHQEAVNILRCSGNTITLVVCKGYDKNEVESVLPLSDGRDSKESRVSREFKDPATDDIKSLSQSISSLDRDDEEAATLRQEQEMKAELVAWEQEERERALIEQREKSTPEKVLDVVRAAESLVHKSNSPVDMVVPPKSPSGTKDLKTTTIVMSKHTLAPQNPTWKEKIGASMDCSSTKSPVSTLTTTANFNRSASTQTLPSPKKKNFTVPKRSITFADLPPVSKESTVGVPFSPTVRYKSISKELFPSMHETFLTQSQISSYPKKTYQNPVQNTQPRFQLPPTPMTAPEYVGKLSSSTCFNKRQIARSVDGKVQVELSPTSSPSPSPVKMSVSDKKKLFESAMEEHLKPSPKPEKVFSFLSQDEVEKMKQEEEKKIATLTRDELKSWAQLDENEGLEDLEDTIDQDDRRPNSRLSSRSSVTLLQNVPSTVRTAKAERRLKERMIQEGLISDEDEESHLTPAEQRALRAEKRAAWRQARLKSLEQDALQAQIVIKKMSEMMDTTDKAETLEDRTDADHISDQEKITEFTTLRPSSADFPKLAVRSKVGPPKEIRESEKIVDEKVTRRTEEYVDEVTGERRVRTVEYVEKLIERQVETLREKIISLELSNAEDEIESITGTGASDAESENEELASQRSGTDMLQEKADSLTSASVTEGAASKQNTNIIVTMTKKKKRKQGRKKNRH